A single Bacteroidota bacterium DNA region contains:
- a CDS encoding GTP-binding protein, with translation MKRVPVHLITGFLGAGKTTFLNHFIRERLPERIFVIENECGATNVDGALVVDGVEEVAELSAGCLCCSLADGLLDILEEASKRTDQYDRLVIETTGIADPSSIVQVFLQYPAVERVFELQQVICLVDVGQVEAWMAEAKEALRQVAVADVLLINKSDTVPQHEVERIAGVLRGINPNASTLTGQQGNFSVSEILDIGTTKPETVEQKTPARHYHEYADAGSNGHKITTLTLTFSGPLDLNQLMLDLNRIVHLFRDQIYRVKGFIAIPRYPNRVILQSARSAFIATDGSPWEDEHNREGKLVFIGRELKRKPLEKMFNRHLVK, from the coding sequence ATGAAAAGAGTCCCCGTTCATTTGATTACAGGTTTTCTCGGTGCCGGCAAAACTACGTTCTTGAATCATTTTATTCGGGAAAGATTGCCGGAGAGAATTTTTGTTATTGAAAATGAATGCGGGGCGACCAATGTAGACGGTGCGTTGGTCGTGGATGGGGTAGAAGAAGTGGCGGAGCTGAGCGCTGGATGCCTTTGCTGTTCATTGGCAGATGGTCTCCTGGATATTCTGGAAGAGGCGAGCAAACGTACCGATCAATATGACCGACTGGTAATAGAAACCACGGGCATCGCTGATCCCAGCTCGATCGTACAGGTCTTCCTGCAATACCCTGCTGTAGAGCGGGTTTTTGAATTACAACAAGTCATCTGTCTTGTAGATGTAGGGCAGGTTGAAGCATGGATGGCTGAAGCAAAAGAAGCCTTGCGGCAGGTTGCGGTTGCTGATGTGTTGCTGATAAACAAAAGTGACACGGTGCCGCAGCATGAAGTGGAGCGTATAGCTGGCGTACTAAGAGGTATAAATCCCAATGCCAGTACGCTTACTGGACAGCAAGGAAATTTTTCTGTGAGCGAAATACTGGATATTGGTACAACCAAACCCGAAACCGTCGAGCAGAAAACACCTGCGCGCCACTACCATGAATATGCAGACGCTGGAAGTAACGGACACAAAATTACAACGCTAACCCTCACGTTTTCCGGCCCGCTTGATCTAAATCAACTGATGCTCGATCTCAACCGGATTGTGCACCTGTTCCGTGACCAGATTTACAGAGTGAAAGGGTTTATCGCCATTCCTCGCTACCCCAATCGCGTTATTCTACAATCAGCCAGAAGTGCTTTTATCGCGACAGATGGGAGTCCGTGGGAAGATGAACATAACCGAGAAGGGAAGCTGGTCTTTATAGGCCGGGAATTGAAAAGGAAGCCTTTAGAGAAAATGTTCAATCGTCATTTAGTAAAATGA
- a CDS encoding GTP-binding protein: METSEQIHPDQSFSPLPVTVLSGFLGAGKTTLLNRILSNREGLRVAVIVNDMSEINVDAALVQSGETALRRTDERLVEMSNGCICCTLREDLLIEVQNLAKEGAFDYLLIESSGISEPLPVAETFTFEDESGVSLSEWATLDTMVSVVDASGFFEELRSIERLKDRGLEIGEEDERTIAELLIDQVEFADVILLNKIETVTTEDKDLVRQTLKRLNPRAQIYETQYSDVPLDKVVGTELFDFAVASESAGWLQEMRGTHVPETEEYGISSFVYRARLPFNPDRLHEFFRSKWPGVLRSKGVFWIASMPQMMLVWSHAGRFKNWNAVGNWWADVPRERWPQDPYMQDETMRVWDNVTGDRRQEIVFIGNEMDAEALTETLDKCLLTDAELVRGADVWSDHVFFS; the protein is encoded by the coding sequence ATGGAAACAAGCGAACAAATACACCCCGATCAATCTTTTTCGCCTTTACCGGTAACTGTACTATCTGGATTCCTGGGTGCTGGTAAAACGACGCTGTTAAACCGCATCCTTTCAAATCGTGAAGGCTTGCGGGTTGCTGTTATTGTAAACGACATGAGCGAGATCAATGTGGATGCTGCGCTGGTGCAATCAGGAGAGACAGCGCTTCGCCGTACAGATGAACGCCTTGTAGAAATGTCAAATGGGTGTATCTGCTGTACGCTGCGTGAGGACCTCCTGATAGAAGTCCAAAACCTCGCAAAAGAAGGCGCTTTTGACTATCTGCTAATCGAATCAAGTGGTATTAGCGAGCCTTTGCCGGTAGCTGAAACGTTTACCTTTGAGGATGAAAGTGGGGTATCGCTGTCTGAATGGGCTACGTTAGACACCATGGTCTCTGTTGTAGACGCCAGTGGCTTCTTCGAGGAGTTGCGTTCCATTGAGCGTTTGAAAGACCGGGGTCTGGAAATAGGAGAGGAAGACGAACGCACCATTGCGGAATTATTGATTGACCAGGTAGAGTTTGCTGACGTTATTTTGCTCAATAAAATTGAGACGGTAACAACGGAGGATAAAGACCTTGTTCGTCAAACCCTTAAGCGCTTGAACCCACGCGCGCAGATTTATGAAACACAGTATTCTGATGTACCGCTCGACAAGGTTGTAGGGACAGAACTGTTCGACTTTGCCGTAGCTTCCGAGTCTGCCGGCTGGCTACAAGAGATGCGCGGTACGCATGTACCTGAGACCGAAGAATACGGTATTTCAAGTTTTGTATATCGCGCCCGGTTGCCATTTAATCCTGACCGCCTCCACGAATTTTTCCGGAGCAAATGGCCTGGTGTTTTACGCTCGAAAGGGGTATTCTGGATTGCTTCTATGCCTCAGATGATGCTCGTCTGGAGCCACGCCGGCCGCTTCAAAAACTGGAATGCTGTAGGCAACTGGTGGGCTGATGTCCCGAGGGAGCGATGGCCGCAGGATCCGTACATGCAGGATGAAACGATGCGCGTTTGGGATAATGTGACAGGAGACCGCCGGCAGGAAATTGTGTTCATCGGCAATGAAATGGATGCAGAAGCCCTGACCGAGACGCTGGACAAGTGCCTGCTGACCGATGCGGAGTTGGTCCGTGGTGCAGACGTTTGGAGCGACCATGTGTTCTTTTCTTAA
- a CDS encoding DUF418 domain-containing protein, whose amino-acid sequence MEKSVMSGIKPTTGTERLVVLDALRGFALFGILFANLYSFMGFNTISPTERMMLPVGDRGMLFFIDWFIEGKFYGIFSILFGVGFALQAERFRARSANFFSYWYRRMVVLCCIGLMHMFLIWNGDILTLYAVLGMFLPLFLNLSDRALLRWILVLLSIPLVIHGILYFTYDAPFWGVMSRLSADLQGQWGYADRTLFEMRTSDAPVHVFLINVLKAIPRPMSYLLSGRYFQVLGLFLIGLLLARHWLPKLRNNDIAVPRAAVWIGGLGLVAGFGYAWTKFTTGSYFGVDPVGLLQGLTNHIGSTSLALGIAMLFVYTWASGRASIVFRNLALLGRMALTNYIFQNIIAVLLFFGYGLGLMNKVPYAFIPLVAFGILAAQWAFSRAWLRRFKQGPLEFIWRKLSYRKEKQSVEA is encoded by the coding sequence ATGGAAAAAAGTGTTATGTCGGGCATAAAACCTACCACAGGAACGGAGCGGCTGGTCGTACTGGATGCACTGCGCGGATTTGCGCTGTTTGGGATCCTGTTTGCCAATCTTTATAGCTTCATGGGCTTCAATACGATAAGCCCAACAGAACGCATGATGCTGCCGGTGGGCGATCGCGGGATGCTGTTTTTCATTGACTGGTTTATCGAAGGCAAATTCTACGGCATTTTCTCCATCCTTTTTGGGGTTGGCTTTGCCCTTCAGGCTGAACGCTTTCGCGCCAGATCGGCAAATTTCTTCTCCTATTGGTATCGCAGGATGGTTGTGCTCTGCTGCATCGGTTTGATGCACATGTTCCTTATCTGGAACGGAGACATCTTGACGCTTTATGCCGTTTTGGGGATGTTTTTGCCCTTATTTTTAAACCTCTCAGATCGAGCGCTGCTGCGCTGGATTTTGGTGTTGTTGTCGATTCCGCTTGTTATCCACGGCATACTGTATTTTACCTACGATGCTCCGTTTTGGGGTGTGATGTCTCGTTTGTCGGCAGATCTGCAAGGCCAGTGGGGATACGCGGATCGGACACTTTTTGAGATGCGAACGTCCGATGCACCGGTACATGTCTTCCTTATTAATGTCTTGAAGGCTATACCTCGACCGATGAGTTACTTGCTGTCGGGGCGTTATTTTCAGGTACTGGGACTTTTCCTGATAGGTCTGCTGCTTGCGCGGCACTGGCTGCCCAAACTGCGTAATAACGACATCGCAGTGCCACGTGCGGCTGTTTGGATAGGAGGATTGGGTTTAGTTGCCGGCTTCGGCTATGCCTGGACCAAGTTTACGACCGGGTCTTACTTCGGCGTGGATCCTGTTGGTTTGCTGCAAGGATTGACCAATCACATTGGTTCGACAAGTTTGGCCTTGGGGATCGCAATGTTATTTGTGTACACCTGGGCGTCTGGTCGAGCAAGTATTGTGTTCCGCAATTTGGCGTTGCTTGGACGCATGGCATTGACGAACTACATCTTTCAGAATATCATTGCCGTGCTCCTGTTTTTTGGCTATGGACTTGGATTGATGAACAAGGTACCTTATGCGTTTATTCCGCTGGTTGCATTTGGCATACTGGCTGCACAATGGGCCTTCAGCCGGGCATGGCTTAGACGGTTTAAGCAGGGTCCCTTGGAATTTATATGGCGAAAGCTTTCGTACCGCAAAGAAAAGCAATCAGTAGAGGCATGA
- a CDS encoding c-type cytochrome, protein MKDYTTHTSMSESNPVRAFRAIAVLMMLFGLLTACTSGQSKDRVDPGSLLGQGFGIERATLYVDNLEDARDYFTDSLGFNIRNKDAFGASAFKGMMNLPISLPDMSSIDLVAENDTVAVAGNDAMLRDFLGKREGVRMYALSSSSVDSTHLWMSSRGFRMDSVRSYWLPNRTSQSSAWSADSSQRFNVGLENRHLSAHLPEFIQSATFPYDNMHEWNTYHTFRRAYSGHPNGVVGLAAIQLVVDDFESAQQAFQRMGLLDLEANQADSVARFRLKRNQELRVTTPSGPEDAPTRFLENQGAGIFALVFDVEDLTATYAYLSKRLPDGALVGDSLSSQLTVLHDYAFGVQLTFQQEPEGQALLAEQFKLNPGSTLDSTARQHAEGMYLKYCALCHGDDREGYAADFAPSLRSQSLLASSKSSNFLRYTIQYGRANTAMAGYYEAQGGPLEYIEIELLLKWLYEEAGVEDNVKISRDPVTGDVARGAEIYAAICASCHGEKGEGISAPALGNPMLLATATDGFLRYAIAEGRDGTPMIAFKDSLSSDEIDAVTAFLRSRASGWDVPKRDSITVPGPEAYVLNPDRPAPAFELRDGLYVSAEQVNQALQDSLRFVLLDARSTVAWRQMHIPGAAPVPYYEEPEAFVDDIPNDSTWIVAYCACPHAASGRVIRKLRNHGFKNTAILDEGILVWAQLGYPVQNGN, encoded by the coding sequence ATGAAAGACTACACTACCCACACCAGTATGTCTGAATCAAATCCGGTTAGGGCTTTCCGTGCTATTGCTGTTCTGATGATGCTCTTCGGATTGCTTACAGCTTGCACGTCGGGGCAATCCAAAGACCGTGTTGACCCCGGCTCCCTTCTGGGCCAGGGCTTTGGCATCGAGCGTGCAACGCTATATGTAGACAATTTGGAAGATGCCCGCGACTATTTCACCGACTCGCTTGGGTTTAACATTCGAAATAAAGACGCTTTCGGGGCAAGTGCTTTTAAAGGCATGATGAACCTGCCTATATCCCTTCCTGACATGTCCTCCATTGATCTGGTTGCTGAGAACGATACGGTTGCCGTCGCCGGCAATGATGCCATGCTGCGCGACTTTTTAGGGAAAAGGGAGGGAGTAAGAATGTACGCGCTGTCGAGTTCTTCGGTAGACAGTACGCACCTGTGGATGTCATCCCGGGGATTCCGAATGGATTCGGTACGCTCGTATTGGTTGCCCAATCGGACATCACAATCGTCTGCGTGGTCCGCTGACAGCTCGCAGCGGTTCAATGTCGGGCTGGAAAACAGGCACCTGTCCGCACATCTTCCTGAATTTATACAAAGCGCCACGTTCCCTTATGATAACATGCATGAGTGGAACACCTACCATACGTTTCGACGGGCATATTCAGGACATCCCAATGGCGTGGTAGGATTGGCTGCGATACAACTTGTTGTGGACGATTTTGAGTCAGCGCAGCAAGCGTTTCAGCGGATGGGATTGCTTGACCTGGAGGCAAATCAAGCTGACAGTGTTGCGCGGTTCAGGCTCAAAAGAAATCAAGAGTTGCGGGTAACAACGCCATCCGGGCCGGAAGATGCCCCAACCCGATTCCTGGAAAACCAGGGAGCAGGAATTTTTGCACTCGTATTTGACGTAGAAGACCTAACAGCCACCTATGCGTACCTGAGCAAGCGATTGCCGGATGGAGCATTGGTAGGAGACTCATTGTCCAGTCAGTTGACTGTGTTGCACGACTATGCATTTGGGGTGCAGCTTACCTTTCAGCAAGAACCGGAAGGACAGGCTTTACTGGCTGAACAATTCAAACTGAATCCTGGATCAACGCTCGATAGCACCGCCCGGCAGCACGCAGAAGGGATGTATTTGAAATATTGTGCGTTGTGCCATGGCGACGACAGGGAGGGGTATGCAGCAGATTTTGCACCTTCTCTCCGGTCTCAATCATTGCTGGCCTCCTCGAAGTCTTCCAATTTCTTGCGCTATACCATTCAATATGGCCGTGCGAATACGGCGATGGCAGGGTATTACGAAGCACAGGGGGGACCCCTAGAATACATTGAGATCGAGCTCTTATTGAAGTGGTTGTACGAGGAAGCAGGTGTTGAAGACAATGTTAAAATCTCGCGAGATCCTGTTACGGGAGATGTCGCTCGTGGCGCTGAAATTTATGCTGCAATATGCGCGTCGTGTCATGGTGAAAAGGGGGAGGGCATTTCCGCACCGGCCCTGGGTAACCCCATGTTGCTGGCCACAGCAACAGATGGCTTCTTGCGATACGCCATCGCAGAAGGAAGAGATGGGACGCCGATGATTGCGTTTAAGGATAGTTTGAGCAGCGACGAAATAGACGCCGTCACTGCATTTTTAAGGAGCCGGGCTTCGGGCTGGGATGTGCCCAAACGGGATTCGATCACCGTCCCAGGCCCCGAAGCGTATGTGCTGAACCCGGATCGGCCGGCGCCGGCGTTTGAACTGCGCGATGGACTCTATGTCTCTGCTGAACAGGTTAATCAGGCGCTGCAAGATAGCCTGCGTTTTGTGTTGCTGGATGCGCGCTCCACGGTCGCATGGCGGCAGATGCATATCCCGGGTGCAGCCCCCGTCCCGTACTACGAAGAACCCGAAGCGTTTGTAGACGACATCCCCAACGACAGCACCTGGATTGTGGCGTATTGCGCGTGCCCCCATGCAGCTTCAGGACGCGTAATCAGGAAATTGAGAAACCATGGATTCAAGAACACGGCCATTCTTGATGAAGGGATTCTTGTTTGGGCCCAACTGGGTTATCCAGTGCAAAATGGGAATTAG
- a CDS encoding DUF1826 domain-containing protein, which yields MHIFETASLQALPSFPRRPDQLAIVKREMPDGADAFFQQLMQTPFGVIGQVFKESARDDIQYILEGDIPAALQADPFYVHWLADMAAVCSVFADTLGLESTGFYLGTERGCRRYHIDSVPLRALVTYAGKGTEYLPDEAADRQAYADGKPNEEILKDPTAIRFVDPWNVVVFRGGPNGLLHRTPDAALSGPSILLRLDHPKFWEKMLTTQQKEEAWLSKEVQPTITSIYLPD from the coding sequence ATGCATATTTTCGAAACGGCGTCATTACAGGCGCTACCGAGCTTCCCGAGGCGTCCGGACCAGTTAGCTATTGTGAAGCGTGAGATGCCTGATGGTGCTGACGCCTTTTTCCAGCAACTCATGCAGACGCCTTTTGGGGTAATCGGACAAGTGTTCAAAGAATCCGCCAGGGATGACATTCAATACATTCTTGAAGGCGATATCCCTGCCGCGCTGCAGGCTGACCCTTTTTATGTGCACTGGCTGGCAGATATGGCAGCTGTGTGCAGCGTTTTTGCTGATACGTTGGGATTGGAATCCACTGGGTTTTATTTGGGCACCGAACGTGGTTGCCGGCGCTATCACATAGACAGTGTGCCACTAAGAGCACTGGTCACCTACGCCGGCAAAGGCACAGAGTACCTGCCCGACGAAGCTGCTGATCGACAGGCCTATGCGGACGGCAAGCCCAATGAGGAGATCTTAAAAGACCCGACTGCAATCAGATTTGTCGACCCCTGGAATGTCGTGGTTTTTCGGGGGGGGCCAAATGGCTTGCTCCACCGAACACCAGATGCCGCCCTGAGTGGTCCGTCCATTCTGTTGCGTCTGGACCATCCCAAATTCTGGGAGAAGATGTTGACAACGCAGCAGAAAGAAGAAGCTTGGCTGTCAAAAGAAGTGCAACCAACCATCACATCTATTTATTTACCTGATTAA